A single region of the Eriocheir sinensis breed Jianghai 21 chromosome 53, ASM2467909v1, whole genome shotgun sequence genome encodes:
- the LOC126983284 gene encoding ubiquitin carboxyl-terminal hydrolase 14-like, whose translation MAAFQVKVKWGKELYPDIELNTGESPMVFKAQLFALTGVQPHRQKIMLKGATLKDNTWDGLKVKNGVTVLMMGSKEEDVPVEPTEKVNFIEDMTEAERNSALELPVGIKNLGNTCYLNAVIQCFKSVPELHKAIIDFKPKRPGSEGESSGTPSSMLTLEVDSGSLLTLAIQDCYRTMDSGKTAVPLVLVNLFRSTFPRFAEQGEQGMYMQQDASECWTELMRLLMQEVPAKEAAKSSKSFASSLIDQFFSGEYSCEWKCVESEEEEVTHTTDKFQQLLCHINQDVKYLHTGLVARMQEQITKKSAVLDRDAVYTKKSKISRLPAYLAVEMVRFFYKEKEAVNAKILKDVKFPMVLDVFDLCTPELQKKLSPIRGKYKDMEERQVEEERAMKRGKPLAAEEKPKTKSLPFSFEDDFGSNNSGFYQLQAVLTHQGRSSSSGHYVGWVRWRGNEWLKCDDDDVTPVMEEDILKLSGGGDWHCAYILLYGPRILEVVEGDEKVTEETPKEETKMETE comes from the exons TGAAAGTGAAGTGGGGTAAGGAGCTGTACCCTGACATTGAGCTGAACACAGGGGAGTCCCCCATGGTGTTCAAGGCTCAGCTGTTCGCCCTCACCGGTGTGCAGCCGCACCGCCAGAAGATCATGCTGAAGGGCGCCACACTCAAGGACAACACATGGGACGGCCTCAAAGTCaagaat ggTGTGACAGTGCTCATGATGGGCAGCAAGGAGGAGGACGTACCGGTGGAGCCCACAGAGAAGGTCAACTTTATAGAGGACATGACTGAGGCCGAGAGGAACTCTGCT TTGGAGCTGCCGGTGGGCATCAAGAACCTCGGCAATACCTGCTACCTGAACGCTGTCATCCAGTGCTTCAAGTCAGTCCCGGAGCTGCACAAAGCCATCATAGACTTCAAACCCAAAC GGCCGGGGTCAGAGGGTGAATCGTCAGGCACCCCCTCGTCCATGCTGACCCTGGAGGTGGACTCGGGCTCGCTGCTGACGCTGGCCATTCAGGACTGTTACCGCACCATGGATTCGGGCAAGACAGCCGTGCCCCTCGTGCTTGTCAACCTGTTCCGCTCTACCTTCCCCAG GTTCGCCGAGCAAGGGGAGCAAGGGATGTACATGCAGCAGGACGCCTCTGAGTGCTGGACAGAGCTGATGCGCCTTCTAATGCAGGAAGTGCCAGCAAAGGAGGCTGCCAAGTCATCCAAGAGCTTTGC GTCATCCCTCATCGACCAGTTCTTCTCCGGGGAATATTCCTGTGAGTGGAAGTGCgtggagagcgaggaggaggaggtgacacacaCGACAGATAAGTTCCAACAGCTGCTCTGCCACATCAACCAAGACGTCAAGTACCTCCACACAGGCCTGGTGGCGAGGATGCAG GAACAAATCACCAAGAAGTCCGCCGTGTTGGACAGGGATGCCGTCTACacaaaaaaatccaaaatatCGCGGTTACCAGCATACCTGGCTGTAGAGATGGTCAG gtttTTCTACAAGGAGAAGGAAGCTGTGAACGCCAAGATCCTGAAGGACGTCAAGTTCCCCATGGTCCTGGACGTGTTTGACCTGTGCACGCCGGAGCTCCAGAAGAAACTGTCGCCCATCAGAGGGAAGTACAAG gatatggaggagagacaagtagaggaggagagagccatgaagagagggaagccatTAGCAGCAGAGGAGAAGCCAAAGACAAAGAGTCTCCCTTTCTCGTTTGAAGACG aCTTTGGCAGCAACAACAGCGGTTTCTACCAGCTGCAGGCAGTGCTAACCCACCAGGGGCGGTCCTCCTCCTCGGGGCACTACGTGGGGTGGGTGCGGTGGAGGGGCAACGAGTGGCTCAAGTGTGACGACGACGATGTCACTCCCGTCATGGAGGAGGACATCCTCAAGCTCTCTGGCGGAG GTGACTGGCACTGTGCTTACATCCTCCTCTATGGACCAAGGAtactggaggtggtggaaggggacGAGAAGGTCACAGAGGAAACAccgaaggaggagacgaagatgGAGACGGAGTAA